From the genome of Fusobacterium varium, one region includes:
- a CDS encoding Na+/alanine symporter, protein MAGVVAAVSVGGPGSVFWMWIVALLSSATAFVESTIALIYREKDPQGGYRGGAPYFLTKGLNKKWLGVLFVIFALICWAGVFQIISNSVTESFNTAFGINPRITSIVIVILAAAVLFGRRDKIVKVLDKMVPAMAAIYLIVIIFIIIKNITILPATIIDIFEHAFGIKQFLGGTFGSVVMQGVKRGLFSNEAGSGSAPCAAAAADIDHPVKQGLVQALGVFVDTVLICSATAFVILLSKGSIPEGLGGMTLLQESFRYQVGNWGVVFTAIILFLFSFSTILGVSFYAKPNLAFLYDRSWLQEAFKVFTLIMLFIGGVRQNFLVWNLADLGLGLMTIVNLIGVYPLAYKAVESLKEYEKIYIKK, encoded by the coding sequence TTGGCAGGAGTAGTAGCAGCAGTTTCTGTAGGAGGACCAGGGTCAGTTTTCTGGATGTGGATAGTGGCTCTTTTAAGTTCAGCTACTGCATTTGTAGAATCAACAATAGCTTTAATATATAGAGAAAAAGACCCACAAGGAGGATATAGAGGAGGAGCTCCATATTTTCTCACAAAAGGATTGAATAAAAAATGGCTGGGAGTTTTATTTGTAATATTTGCTCTTATATGTTGGGCTGGAGTTTTTCAAATTATATCTAATTCTGTAACTGAGTCTTTTAATACTGCATTTGGAATAAATCCAAGAATTACATCTATAGTTATTGTAATACTGGCAGCAGCAGTTCTCTTTGGAAGAAGAGATAAAATAGTGAAGGTATTGGATAAGATGGTTCCTGCAATGGCAGCTATATATCTTATTGTAATTATTTTTATTATAATAAAAAATATTACTATACTTCCAGCAACAATTATAGATATATTTGAACATGCTTTTGGAATAAAGCAATTTTTAGGAGGAACATTTGGAAGTGTAGTAATGCAGGGAGTAAAAAGAGGCTTATTTTCTAATGAAGCAGGTTCGGGATCAGCACCATGTGCAGCAGCAGCTGCAGATATAGATCACCCTGTAAAGCAAGGTTTGGTTCAGGCATTAGGAGTATTTGTAGATACTGTATTAATATGCAGTGCAACAGCTTTTGTTATATTATTATCAAAAGGAAGTATTCCAGAAGGACTTGGAGGAATGACACTTCTTCAAGAGTCTTTTAGATATCAAGTAGGAAATTGGGGAGTTGTATTTACAGCAATTATATTATTTTTGTTTTCATTTAGTACTATATTGGGAGTAAGTTTCTATGCTAAACCAAATCTAGCTTTTTTATATGATAGGTCATGGCTTCAAGAAGCATTTAAGGTTTTTACTCTAATAATGCTTTTTATTGGAGGAGTTAGGCAAAATTTTTTAGTATGGAATCTAGCTGATTTAGGATTAGGACTTATGACAATAGTTAATTTGATAGGGGTATATCCTCTTGCATATAAAGCTGTAGAATCTTTGAAAGAGTATGAAAAAATTTATATAAAGAAATAA
- the thiI gene encoding Probable tRNA sulfurtransferase codes for MEKKIKALALFSGGLDSALAVKVIKDQGVEVIALNFVSHFFGGKNEKAEKMAEQLGIKLEYIDFKSRHTEIVKNPVYGRGKNMNPCIDCHSLMFKIAGELLEEYGAQFVISGEVLGQRPMSQNAAALEKVKKLSGMEDLVLRPLSAKLLPPSKAELEGWVDREKLLDIQGRGRGRQMDLMKYYGIEDYPTPGGGCLLTDPAYSDRLEILEKDGLLEEKESYLFHLLKIGRFYRLDKGKYLFVGRDEEGNNKIDQYKEMGSFHITGCQMAGPHILGYGNFSEEEKQFALNLFSKYSKVKGKVEIEVRINGNIVKVPPVNIEEVEKK; via the coding sequence GTGGAAAAAAAGATAAAGGCATTGGCTCTTTTTTCTGGTGGGCTGGATAGTGCACTTGCTGTAAAAGTTATAAAAGATCAAGGTGTGGAAGTTATAGCCTTGAATTTTGTTTCGCATTTTTTTGGTGGAAAGAATGAAAAGGCTGAGAAAATGGCAGAGCAGCTTGGAATAAAATTAGAATATATTGATTTTAAAAGCAGACACACAGAGATAGTAAAAAATCCTGTATATGGCAGAGGAAAAAATATGAATCCTTGTATTGATTGTCATTCGTTAATGTTTAAGATTGCAGGAGAACTTTTAGAGGAATATGGAGCACAATTTGTAATATCTGGAGAAGTACTTGGACAAAGACCAATGTCACAAAATGCAGCAGCATTGGAAAAAGTAAAAAAACTTTCAGGAATGGAGGATTTAGTATTAAGACCATTGTCAGCTAAACTTCTTCCTCCAAGCAAAGCCGAATTAGAAGGCTGGGTAGATAGAGAAAAATTGCTGGATATTCAAGGAAGAGGAAGAGGAAGACAAATGGATCTCATGAAATATTATGGGATTGAAGATTATCCTACACCTGGTGGAGGGTGCCTGCTGACAGACCCAGCTTATTCAGATAGACTAGAGATATTAGAAAAAGATGGATTGCTTGAAGAAAAAGAATCTTATTTATTTCATTTACTAAAGATAGGAAGATTTTATAGATTAGATAAAGGAAAATATCTTTTTGTTGGAAGAGATGAAGAGGGAAATAATAAAATAGATCAATATAAAGAAATGGGAAGTTTTCATATAACAGGTTGTCAAATGGCAGGACCACATATACTTGGATATGGAAATTTTTCAGAAGAGGAAAAACAGTTTGCATTAAATCTGTTTTCAAAATATTCTAAAGTTAAAGGGAAAGTAGAGATAGAAGTAAGAATAAATGGTAATATAGTAAAAGTTCCCCCAGTGAATATTGAAGAAGTAGAGAAAAAATAA
- a CDS encoding Na+/alanine symporter, with protein MNSFESIVDIINNIMWNKNLLVVILVISGIVFTVKTRGVQFRLFKHMISLITEKTKKIEKE; from the coding sequence ATGAATTCTTTTGAGTCAATAGTTGATATTATAAACAATATTATGTGGAATAAAAATCTGCTTGTAGTAATCTTAGTAATAAGTGGAATAGTATTTACAGTAAAAACAAGAGGTGTGCAATTTAGGTTATTTAAGCATATGATATCTCTTATAACTGAAAAAACCAAAAAAATAGAGAAGGAATAA
- the nsrR_1 gene encoding HTH-type transcriptional repressor NsrR, which yields MKITQESDYAIKIVLYLSKLDKGEIANAREISEAEKMSMKFALKILRRLCKVKLVESFRGIKGGYKLKKSADDISLRSVIEVIQGDLFINTSLKNINSAKKVETDPVNSLLYSIQEDVKRKLSNTSFKDLRDASAK from the coding sequence ATGAAAATAACACAAGAAAGTGATTACGCAATAAAAATCGTATTATATTTATCTAAATTAGATAAAGGTGAAATAGCAAATGCAAGAGAAATTAGTGAAGCTGAAAAAATGTCTATGAAATTTGCTCTTAAAATTTTAAGAAGGTTATGTAAAGTTAAACTTGTTGAATCTTTTAGAGGTATAAAAGGTGGATACAAATTAAAAAAGTCTGCAGACGACATCAGCTTGAGAAGTGTGATAGAAGTTATTCAAGGCGACCTTTTCATTAATACAAGCTTAAAAAATATAAACTCTGCTAAAAAAGTTGAAACTGATCCTGTAAATTCTCTACTTTATTCTATTCAAGAAGATGTCAAGAGAAAATTAAGCAATACAAGTTTTAAAGATTTAAGAGATGCTTCAGCTAAATAA
- the sepF_1 gene encoding Cell division protein SepF has product MKKKEGGKNSFKVFRDLKELLGIDNPETDEIDDMEGLEELDDTGIIEVNSNGKEQEVTAPKDSTPLNLGGYGKTSSSLEAELNAGGNYQTIFVDPKTFADCKKIATYIKSDKMVTLNLEYLDLPTAQRLMDFLAGAMSIKGASFIEISKKVYTAVPKSMKVYYEGKKDSKGRTILDFGREEK; this is encoded by the coding sequence ATGAAGAAAAAAGAAGGTGGGAAAAACTCTTTTAAAGTTTTTCGAGATTTAAAAGAACTTTTAGGGATAGACAATCCTGAAACAGACGAAATAGATGATATGGAAGGATTAGAAGAACTTGATGATACTGGAATAATTGAAGTAAATTCTAATGGAAAAGAGCAGGAAGTTACAGCTCCTAAAGATAGCACACCATTAAATTTAGGAGGATATGGAAAAACATCTTCAAGTCTTGAAGCTGAATTAAATGCAGGAGGAAATTATCAGACTATATTTGTAGATCCTAAGACTTTTGCAGATTGTAAAAAGATAGCTACATATATAAAAAGTGATAAAATGGTAACTTTAAATCTTGAATATCTAGACCTTCCTACAGCTCAAAGACTGATGGATTTTTTAGCTGGAGCTATGAGTATAAAAGGTGCTAGTTTTATTGAAATAAGTAAAAAAGTATATACTGCTGTTCCTAAGAGCATGAAAGTATATTACGAAGGAAAAAAAGATAGTAAAGGCAGAACAATTTTAGATTTTGGAAGAGAGGAAAAATAG